GTCTTTTGTGCCAGGCACCCGCGCGCAGGTCTGGGGCTTCAACGGCCGTTATATGGGGCCGACTATTCGCGTCTGGAGCGGTGACGACGTCAAGCTTATCTACAGCAACCGCCTGCAGGAAAATGTCGCCATGACGGTGAGCGGGCTACAGGTGCCAGGGCCGCTGATGGGCGGCGCGCCGCGCATGATGTCGCCCGGTGCCGACTGGGCACCCGTGCTGCCGGTACGCCAGGCGGCCGCAACGCTCTGGTACCACGCCAATACGCCCAACCGCACCGGTCAGCAGGTCTATAACGGCCTCGCCGGAATGTGGCTGGTGGAAGATGCCGTGAGCAAAGCGCTGCCGGTGCCGAACCACTACGGCGTAGATGATTTCCCGGTCATTATTCAGGACAAACGCCTCGACAACTTTGGCACGCCGGAGTACAGCGAGCCGGGCAGCGGCGGTTTTGTCGGCGACACGCTGCTGGTGAACGGCGCACAAAGCCCGTATGTGGAGGTGTCGCGCGGCTGGGTACGCCTGCGCTTGCTGAACGCTTCTAACGCGCGTCGCTATCAGTTACAGATGAGTGATGGCCGCCCGCTGCACGTGATCGCCGGCGATCAGGGGTTTCTGCCCGCGCCGGTGGCGGTGAAACAGCTGGCGCTGGCACCCGGCGAGCGCCGTGAAGTACTCATCGATATGACCAACGGCGACGAGGTTTCCATTACCTGCGGTGAGGCGGCGTCGATTATGGACCGCATTCGCGGCATTTTTGAGCCGTCCAGCATTCTTATCTCCACGCTGGTGCTGACGCTGCGGCCCACCGGCCTGCTGCCGCTGGTGACGGATACGCTGCCGATGCGCTTGCTGCCGGATGAAATTATCAACGGCGCGCCGGTGCGTAGCCGCGATATCACGCTGAGTGACGATCCGGGTATTAACGGCCAGCTGTGGGATATGAAGCGTACCGACGTGCAGACCCAGCAGGGGGCGTGGGAGCGCTGGACGGTACGTTCCGATATGCCGCAGGCGTTCCATATGGAAGGCGTGAGTTTTCTGATCCGCAGCGTGAATGGCGCAGCGCCGTTCCCGGAAGATCGCGGCTGGAAGGATACGGTGTGGGTGGATGGCCAGGTGGAACTGCTGGTGTATTTCAGCCAGCCGTCGTGGGAGCATTTCCCGTTCCTCTATTCGAGCCAGACGCTGGAGATGGCCGACCGCGGCTCGGTGGGGCAGATGGTCGTAAACCCGGCCCCGTAAGCCGTTCGATGAATATGAAAAAAGCCGCTGAGAAGCGGCTTTTTTTGTATCAGTTGCATGACGCCCGCGGATGGTAAACGGTGGATGCGCTGCGCTTATCCACCCTACAACGCCCTTTCAGGCTCGTAGGTCGAGCGCACCCGCCGATAGCAGCGTGAAATATAAGAGGTAGCGCGGGTAAGCGCAGCGCACCCGCCATTAGCAGCGTGAAACAGGAGAGTAGGGCGGGTAAGCGTAGCGCACCCGCCGTTAGCAGCGTGAAACAGGAGAGTAGGGCGGGTAAGCGCAGCGCACCCGCCGTTAGCAGCGCGAAACAGGAGAGGTAGGGCGGGTAAGCGCAGCGCACCCGCCATATGCCGCAGCGCCAGGCCTGTTACTCCGCCAGGAACAGCTCCAGCAGCGAGTTAAGAAACAGCTTACCGTGCTCGGTTATCTGCCAGCTCTCCGGCGTCTCCACCATATAATTCAGCGCAATCGCCTCGTCAATCTGCGTGCGGATCGCGGCTTCGCTAAGCCCGGTATAACGGGCAAACTCGGCGCGCGGCGCGGGCTCCAGCAGGCGAAAGCGGTTCATGAAAAACTCGAACGGCTTATCCTGTGCCTCGACCTCATGCTGCTTATCGAGGTAATTACCGGTCATATAGCCGCGCGGATGGCGGGTTTTCGCGGTACGCAAAATACGCCCGTCGGCGAGCGTCACCTTACCGTGCGCGCCGCAACCGATACCCAGATAATCCCCGAAGCGCCAGTAATTCAGGTTGTGCTGGCACTGATAGCCCGGTTTCGCGTAGGCCGAGGTTTCGTACTGCGCATACCCGGCGGCGGTCAGCAACCGATGCCCCTGCTCGAAAATATCCCACAGTGCGTCGTCGTCAGGCAGCACTGGCGGGCGCGAGCCAAACAGCGTATTCGGCTCAATGGTCAACTGATACCAGGAGAGATGCGGCGGGTTCAGCGCAATCGCCTCTCGCAAATCATCGAGCGCCTCTTCGAGCGACTGATCCGGCAGGCCGTGCATCAAATCGAGGTTAAAGCTGCGAAGCCCAAGACCGCTCGCAAGACGCGCGGCGCGCTTCGCCTCTTCCGGCCCGTGAATACGGCCAAGACGCGCGAGTTTCGGCTCGCTGAAGCTCTGCACGCCGATGGAAATGCGGTTCACGCCCGCGCGCTGGTACTCCACAAAGCGGTCAGCTTCGACGGTGCCAGGGTTGGCTTCCATCGTGATCTCGGCATCCGGCGCGAGCGTAAGCCGCGCCCGCACGCCGTCCAGCAGCGTCTGCATCGCAGGTCCTGAGAGTAGGCTCGGCGTGCCGCCGCCGATGAAAATCGTCTTCACCTCGCGGCCCTGCGCCCACGGTGCGTCGTTATCCAGATCGCGTAACAGATGCTGGACATAATCGTCATGCGGCACTTCACCCTTCAGCGCGTGGGAGTTGAAGTCACAGTAAGGGCACTTCTGCACGCACCAGGGGATATGGATATACAGACTCAAGGGTGGCAAATCAGCCATTACGCATTGCTTCCAGTAATAATTTCAGCGCCTGCCCGCGGTGGGAAACCGCGCTTTTCTCTTCACGCGTCAGTTCGGCGGCGGTTTTGCCAAGAGAAGGAACAAAGAAAATCGGGTCGTAGCCAAAGCCGCCCTGGCCTGCAGGCGCGCGGGTAATCACGCCAGGCCAGGCGCCGTGAAAGACCAGCGGTGTCGGATCGTCGGCATGACGCATATAGACCAGCACGCAGTGGAACTGCGCCTGACGCTGCTCGTCCGGCACGTCTTTTAACGCCTCAAGCAGCTTTTCCAGGTTTTCCTGATCGGTGGCGTCGCTGCCTGCGTAGCGCGCGGAGTAAATTCCCGGCGCGCCGCCCAGCGCGTCGACCGCGAGACCGGAATCGTCAGCGATAGCCGCAAAGCCAGTGACCTGAGCCGCGTGACGCGCCTTCAGAATCGCGTTTTCGATAAACGTCAGGCCGGTTTCTTCGGCGGAGTCGACGCCAAGCTCGGTCTGCGCCACGATATCCAGCCCAAACTCCTGCAGCAATGAGGCGAGTTCGCGCACTTTACCGGCGTTGCCGGTCGCGAGGACAACTTTCTGCATAGCGTAATCCTGTATTAATCGGTGACAGCCGCAACTTCCGTTGGGATCTGTTGGGGTTCGATAATTTTGACTTGTTTATGACGGCCCAGTTCGCCTTTTTCAATCACCACCTGGCTTTTAGCCACGCGGAACTGTTTCGCGAGATATTTCACCAGATGGGCGTTGGCCTGGCCGTCAACCGGCGGGGCGGTAATGGCGACTTTCAGCTCGTCGCCATGTAAACCGATAATGCTGTCGCGGCTGGCTTTCGGCTGGATATAGAGCCGTAACACCAGCCCGTCGACGGTTTTACTGACGGCACTCACAGCAAATACCACAGCCCCGGGAAGAGATCCATGGCGAGGTAATTCAGCAGATAGAGCACGATAATCACGCCCATGGCGGAAAAATCGATGCCGCCCATGGCCGGCAGAATACGGCGGATCGGGGCCATCAGCGGTTCAGTCAGTTGAATCAGCACAAACTCAATCGGGCTGCGGCCCTGGCTTACCCAGCTCATCAGCGAGCGGATAATAATCACCCAGAAGACTAACTGGCCTGCGGATTTCAGCAGCGACAGCAGGCCCACCACCAGGTTAAACGGATCGAGCGACAGCGCGCCCGACTGAATCAATAACAGCAGCGGGAATTTCAGCGTCGAGAGAATAAACGCCACCAGCAGCGATGAGGTGTCGATAGGCCCTATCGACGGAATAATACGGCGCAGCGGGCCTATCACCGGCTGGGTAAATTTCACCACCGTCTGGGCGAGCGGGTTGTAAAAATCGCAGCGCGACCACTGCATCCAGATGCGCAGCAGCAGCACCATCACATACAGGTCGATCAGCGTTTTGACCAGGAAAGTCAACGTCAGCATGGCGTTCCTCAGAAGTTATTGTTGAGTGGCGCGGGCGTAATCGCGCGCGCCGAAAATCGCGGTACCAATGCGCACCATCGTGCTGCCAGCGGCGATGGCGGCTTCCATATCATCGCTCATGCCGAGCGAAAGCGTGTCTACCGTCGGGTAGCGCGCTTTAAGGGCCGTGAAGGCCGCCGCCATTTCACAGGCGACGGCAAACTGGCGCGCATACTCTTTTTCCGGTGCCGGAATAGCCATCAGCCCGCGCAGCCGCAGACGCGGCAACGCCGCTATCTGCTCTGCCAGCGCGTCCAGCTCGCTTAAGGCGATGCCGGATTTGCTCTGTTCGTCGCTGATATTAACCTGAATCAGCACGTTAAGCGGCGTCATTTCATCCGGGCGCTGTTCATTCAGGCGAGTGGCGATGCGCAGTCGGTCAACCGTATGGCACCAGTCGAAATGCTCCGCCACCAGACGGCTTTTGTTGGACTGCAACGGACCGATAAAGTGCCAGGTCAGCCCGTCAACGCCCGCGTCGCGGAAGTGAAGGATCTTTTCCACGCCCTCCTGCACATAATTTTCACCAAATTCACGCTGCCCGGCGGCGATTGCTTCTGCTATCGCGCTCGCAGGTTTTGTTTTACTTACTGCAAGCAGCGTAACTTCTTCTGGAGCCCGGCCGCAGCGTTGTGCAGCCGCTGAGATCTTTTGCCGGACCTGCGTTAAGTTGCGTTCTGTCTCACTCATGATCAGGGAAGCTGTATGGAAATGGATGAATTAGTGGCGCTTAGTGTAAAGCATAACGTTTCGGATCTACACCTGTGTAGCGAGCTGCCGGCGCGCTGGCGCAGACAGGGGCGGCTGGAGACGCTGCAGGAGCCTGTCCCGAAGCCGGAAAACCTGCTGGCGCGCTGGCTTGACGACGCCCATCAGCGCGAGCTTGCCGAGCGCGGGCAGACCGATTTCGCGGTCAGTCTGGCGGGCGGCGTGCGGCTGCGCGGCAACGCGTTTCGCCAGATGCAGGGCATTTCGCTGGTATTGCGTCTGCTGCCGCGCGGCTGCCCAAAGCTTGAGGCGCTCGGCGTGCCCGCCGCCGTGCCGGGGTTATTGACGATGCCGGATGGCCTGCTGCTGGTCACGGGCGCTACCGGGAGCGGTAAATCGACCACGCTTGCGGCGATGGTCGGCCATCTGAACGAAACGCTCGACGGCCATATTCTGACGCTTGAAGATCCGGTCGAATTTTGTCATCAGCCGGCGCGCTGTCTTATCCAGCAGCGAGAAATTGGCACGCACTGCCAGAGCTTCAGCGACGGCCTGCGCGGCGCGCTGCGTGAGGATCCCGATGTCATCCTGCTGGGGGAGCTCCGAGACAGCGAAACGATCCGGCTCACGCTCACGGCGGCGGAAACCGGCCATCTGGTGCTGGCGACGCTGCACACCCGCGGCGCGGCGCAGGCCGTCGAGCGGCTGGTGGATGTGTTTCCCGCTGATGAGCAAAACAAAGTGCGCAGCCAGCTGGCGGGCAGCCTGAAGGCAGTGTTAGCGCAAAAGCTGGTGGCAGATGCGCAGGGTGGCAGAACGGCGCTGCATGAGCTGCTTATCAATACGCCCGCCGTGGCAAATCTCATCCGCGAAGGGAAAACGCACCAGTTGCCGGGCCTGATGGAAACCGGCCAGCAGCAGGGGATGCAAACCTTCGCGCAAAGCGTGGCGATGCGCCTGAACGAAGGCAGGCTGGCGCTGCAAAAAGACGCCAGCGCCGGGCACTGGGGCTAACGCACGTGGAGCGCGTAAAGGGCGGGCAGCGCGCCTGCGGTGTTGAGGATTTCAAGGCGTATGACGCTCGCGGTGCGTGGCGCATCGACGCGGTATTCGCAGACGGCGTGATGGTTATCCGTCACGTCCGCCAGCAGCGTCTCATCGGCCCACAGGCGGTAATGCGTGACGCAGTGGGGCGTCACGGCGCAGTCATGGCCCATCTGGACGGTTTCCATCGCATTATCGAAATCGTTATCGAAAATCAGCGTCAGGGTGTCGAACGTTTGCGGCTGCGCCCAGCGCCATTCGACGGTGGGTTGCGGATCGTCCGCGGCGGGTGCCCAGGCGTTGGTTTGCTGTTCGGGCCGCAGGCGGCCGTTAAGCAGGTTTTCGGGCGGATAACAGCGCAGCGGCGCGTCGAGGCGCAGCGCGGGCATAATCTGGTGCGGGCGGCGGCGCGGCAGCCAGAAGTCAAACTCATCCACGCCGTAATCGCCATCGGCCACCTGGCGCGAGCGTTTGGCGACGCGCGCGTTAAGACTGTTAAATACCATCATGATGCCAGGCAAGTGCTGCGCGCTGAGCGCCATTTCAATGGCATCGCATCGCTCGAAAACAATAAACACGTAACAGTCCTGCTCGGCGGTATGGCGCAGCGCCACCCGGTAGGGTGCGGCATCGTGAACCTCCAGCTCGCACTCGTCCAGCCAGCGCTCCGGCGTATAGTTGCCCGGTTTATGGCTGGTGAGCAACTGAACGCGCAGGCGCTGTGGGGTCTCGGCCCGCAATGTAAAGTGCAGGGGCGGCAGCGACTGCCCGGCCCGCAGGGGCAGCAGCAGCGCCGTGCGCGCCGAAAGCGTTGCCCATTCGCCGTTCGGCGTGAGTTCAGTGAGCTGATATTCACTGCTGACGCGAAGCCGCGCGCCGCGCGCCGGGTTGTCCAGCCGCTGGCGGGGAATATAACAGCCGGTCGCCTGCAAGTGCTGTTGCAACGCAGTAATGCGCTCGCGCGCCGCCAGCTGGCGCGGCGTGATGCCCTGCTGATGGCAGAGCGCGGCCGCCCGGCCTACCACTTCGCCCAGCAGCCCACAGGTACACATTACGCGGGCACTGCCGAAGGCCACATGCGAGGCGGAGATAAGCCGCCCGGTCAGAAACAGATTATCCAGCGAGCGGCTGTAGAGGCTGCGCCAGGGAATGGTGTATGTGCCTTTGCTGTGGAACTGGCGGCAGCCGTCATGCGTGCTGTAAACGCCGTCCGCCGGGTGCAAATCGATAGACCAGCCGCCGTAGGCGACAGCGTCGTAATGGTCGCGCTGCTCGATAATATCCTGCTGGCAGAGCAGGTGATCGCCCATAAAACGGCGGCTCTCGCGCTTGCCGGGAATGGTGCCGACCCATTCGATCGTGAGATTTTCCGCATCCGGGAACTGGCCAGAGTTTTTAATGTAATCCCACACACCCCAGACTATTTTCCACAGCTCCCATTTGATCTCTTCGCTCTGATGAACGGTATCAAGACGGCCGCCCCATTCGAGCCACCAGAGATCGCAGCCGTTGAGCGTGGAGGTAAGCCGTTGATAGCGCGGAATATCGGTTATCTCTTTCAGCGCAAACGACGGCGGAACAAAGCGCACCGGGCCGCTTGTCTGTTTGGTGTAGAAGTAAATCGAATGCCCGAGCTTGTGACCGAAGCTGTCGCCCGGTGCCATTTTTTCGCCAAGCTCGTCCGCCTCTTCCGCGCCGACGCGAAACTCGGCACCCGCAAGATAGCCCAGCACGCCGTCGCCGGTGGCGTCGCAAAACTGGGCAGCGGTAATGGTATAAAAAGTTTCGTTAATGGCGTTAAAGCCG
This sequence is a window from Cronobacter sakazakii. Protein-coding genes within it:
- a CDS encoding XTP/dITP diphosphatase is translated as MQKVVLATGNAGKVRELASLLQEFGLDIVAQTELGVDSAEETGLTFIENAILKARHAAQVTGFAAIADDSGLAVDALGGAPGIYSARYAGSDATDQENLEKLLEALKDVPDEQRQAQFHCVLVYMRHADDPTPLVFHGAWPGVITRAPAGQGGFGYDPIFFVPSLGKTAAELTREEKSAVSHRGQALKLLLEAMRNG
- a CDS encoding YggT family protein, producing the protein MLTLTFLVKTLIDLYVMVLLLRIWMQWSRCDFYNPLAQTVVKFTQPVIGPLRRIIPSIGPIDTSSLLVAFILSTLKFPLLLLIQSGALSLDPFNLVVGLLSLLKSAGQLVFWVIIIRSLMSWVSQGRSPIEFVLIQLTEPLMAPIRRILPAMGGIDFSAMGVIIVLYLLNYLAMDLFPGLWYLL
- a CDS encoding FAD-dependent oxidoreductase, with protein sequence MNVFPRSADRTFPEEQLHADLLVAGGGLAGLCAALAAARDGLQVILVQDRPVLGGNASSEVRLWANGATSHMGNNNRWAREGGIMGEILEENLWRNKEGNPVMFDLVLLDLARSQPGLTLLLNTALFDVVNNGQRIARVRGFNAINETFYTITAAQFCDATGDGVLGYLAGAEFRVGAEEADELGEKMAPGDSFGHKLGHSIYFYTKQTSGPVRFVPPSFALKEITDIPRYQRLTSTLNGCDLWWLEWGGRLDTVHQSEEIKWELWKIVWGVWDYIKNSGQFPDAENLTIEWVGTIPGKRESRRFMGDHLLCQQDIIEQRDHYDAVAYGGWSIDLHPADGVYSTHDGCRQFHSKGTYTIPWRSLYSRSLDNLFLTGRLISASHVAFGSARVMCTCGLLGEVVGRAAALCHQQGITPRQLAARERITALQQHLQATGCYIPRQRLDNPARGARLRVSSEYQLTELTPNGEWATLSARTALLLPLRAGQSLPPLHFTLRAETPQRLRVQLLTSHKPGNYTPERWLDECELEVHDAAPYRVALRHTAEQDCYVFIVFERCDAIEMALSAQHLPGIMMVFNSLNARVAKRSRQVADGDYGVDEFDFWLPRRRPHQIMPALRLDAPLRCYPPENLLNGRLRPEQQTNAWAPAADDPQPTVEWRWAQPQTFDTLTLIFDNDFDNAMETVQMGHDCAVTPHCVTHYRLWADETLLADVTDNHHAVCEYRVDAPRTASVIRLEILNTAGALPALYALHVR
- the ftsP gene encoding cell division protein FtsP encodes the protein MSLSRRQFIQASGAALCAGAVPLRAHAAGQQQALPVPPLLESRRGQPLFLTLSRAHWSFVPGTRAQVWGFNGRYMGPTIRVWSGDDVKLIYSNRLQENVAMTVSGLQVPGPLMGGAPRMMSPGADWAPVLPVRQAAATLWYHANTPNRTGQQVYNGLAGMWLVEDAVSKALPVPNHYGVDDFPVIIQDKRLDNFGTPEYSEPGSGGFVGDTLLVNGAQSPYVEVSRGWVRLRLLNASNARRYQLQMSDGRPLHVIAGDQGFLPAPVAVKQLALAPGERREVLIDMTNGDEVSITCGEAASIMDRIRGIFEPSSILISTLVLTLRPTGLLPLVTDTLPMRLLPDEIINGAPVRSRDITLSDDPGINGQLWDMKRTDVQTQQGAWERWTVRSDMPQAFHMEGVSFLIRSVNGAAPFPEDRGWKDTVWVDGQVELLVYFSQPSWEHFPFLYSSQTLEMADRGSVGQMVVNPAP
- a CDS encoding type IV pilus twitching motility protein PilT, with protein sequence MEMDELVALSVKHNVSDLHLCSELPARWRRQGRLETLQEPVPKPENLLARWLDDAHQRELAERGQTDFAVSLAGGVRLRGNAFRQMQGISLVLRLLPRGCPKLEALGVPAAVPGLLTMPDGLLLVTGATGSGKSTTLAAMVGHLNETLDGHILTLEDPVEFCHQPARCLIQQREIGTHCQSFSDGLRGALREDPDVILLGELRDSETIRLTLTAAETGHLVLATLHTRGAAQAVERLVDVFPADEQNKVRSQLAGSLKAVLAQKLVADAQGGRTALHELLINTPAVANLIREGKTHQLPGLMETGQQQGMQTFAQSVAMRLNEGRLALQKDASAGHWG
- the hemW gene encoding radical SAM family heme chaperone HemW, whose amino-acid sequence is MADLPPLSLYIHIPWCVQKCPYCDFNSHALKGEVPHDDYVQHLLRDLDNDAPWAQGREVKTIFIGGGTPSLLSGPAMQTLLDGVRARLTLAPDAEITMEANPGTVEADRFVEYQRAGVNRISIGVQSFSEPKLARLGRIHGPEEAKRAARLASGLGLRSFNLDLMHGLPDQSLEEALDDLREAIALNPPHLSWYQLTIEPNTLFGSRPPVLPDDDALWDIFEQGHRLLTAAGYAQYETSAYAKPGYQCQHNLNYWRFGDYLGIGCGAHGKVTLADGRILRTAKTRHPRGYMTGNYLDKQHEVEAQDKPFEFFMNRFRLLEPAPRAEFARYTGLSEAAIRTQIDEAIALNYMVETPESWQITEHGKLFLNSLLELFLAE
- a CDS encoding YggS family pyridoxal phosphate-dependent enzyme; its protein translation is MSETERNLTQVRQKISAAAQRCGRAPEEVTLLAVSKTKPASAIAEAIAAGQREFGENYVQEGVEKILHFRDAGVDGLTWHFIGPLQSNKSRLVAEHFDWCHTVDRLRIATRLNEQRPDEMTPLNVLIQVNISDEQSKSGIALSELDALAEQIAALPRLRLRGLMAIPAPEKEYARQFAVACEMAAAFTALKARYPTVDTLSLGMSDDMEAAIAAGSTMVRIGTAIFGARDYARATQQ
- the yggU gene encoding DUF167 family protein YggU, whose protein sequence is MSAVSKTVDGLVLRLYIQPKASRDSIIGLHGDELKVAITAPPVDGQANAHLVKYLAKQFRVAKSQVVIEKGELGRHKQVKIIEPQQIPTEVAAVTD